In a genomic window of Streptomyces roseoviridis:
- a CDS encoding acyltransferase, with protein MSIESLTRPTGPATGIGSGASGGTSADGARPAEASAPRVGRLPTLTGLRFPAALLVFLFHAVLPFASIRIFADPGVERGIYHALAMVAGLTMPFWFMLSGFILIWSAREGDTATSFWRRRFAKIVPPYVVAWVLALVLVDGVDGAPTTPLQGFLSLFMLQSWVPDIPTNFAVNNVGWSLSAEAFFYLAFPALFLVLKRIPAHRLKYWIGGVIALIAATPLVTYAIIPVGTEVVPNEPGQSANYFWFAYVLPAGRLLDFALGMLVGRAVVLGRWRNIGMAWSGLLLVVTYVAGLYVPWLWGIRLICVVPAALLIAAGALADNENRFTIFRNRPMVWLGEISFAFYLVHFTVLEYTRHLLGDRLFGTPAALGVLLGELVVSVLLAWALYSWVEVPLTRRWSRSRKDREAAEAAKAARAAAAAKVAASRAAAETATGTGATTATATETVTATGQAPAATAPLMAAATASAAATTAPAAATTAPASAGADGGKGL; from the coding sequence GTGAGCATCGAGAGCCTCACCAGACCCACCGGCCCGGCCACCGGGATCGGAAGCGGCGCCTCCGGCGGCACCTCGGCCGACGGCGCCCGTCCCGCGGAGGCGTCCGCGCCCCGCGTGGGCCGGCTGCCCACGCTGACCGGCCTGCGCTTCCCCGCCGCGCTGCTGGTGTTCCTCTTCCACGCCGTCCTGCCGTTCGCCAGCATCCGGATCTTCGCCGACCCGGGCGTGGAGCGGGGCATCTACCACGCGCTCGCCATGGTCGCCGGCCTCACCATGCCGTTCTGGTTCATGCTGAGCGGCTTCATCCTGATCTGGTCCGCCCGCGAGGGCGACACCGCCACGTCGTTCTGGCGCCGCCGCTTCGCGAAGATCGTGCCGCCGTACGTCGTGGCCTGGGTCCTCGCCCTGGTCCTCGTCGACGGCGTCGACGGCGCTCCCACCACGCCGCTCCAGGGCTTCCTGAGCCTGTTCATGCTGCAGTCCTGGGTGCCGGACATCCCCACCAACTTCGCCGTGAACAACGTGGGCTGGTCGCTGTCCGCCGAGGCGTTCTTCTACCTCGCCTTCCCGGCGCTGTTCCTGGTCCTCAAGCGGATCCCCGCCCACCGGCTCAAGTACTGGATCGGCGGCGTCATCGCCCTCATCGCCGCGACCCCGCTCGTCACGTACGCGATCATCCCCGTCGGCACCGAGGTCGTCCCCAACGAGCCCGGCCAGTCCGCCAACTACTTCTGGTTCGCCTACGTCCTGCCCGCGGGCCGGCTCCTCGACTTCGCCCTCGGCATGCTGGTCGGCCGCGCCGTCGTCCTCGGCCGCTGGCGCAACATCGGCATGGCCTGGTCGGGCCTGCTGCTCGTCGTCACCTACGTCGCCGGCCTGTACGTGCCGTGGCTGTGGGGCATCCGCCTCATCTGTGTCGTCCCGGCCGCCCTGCTGATCGCCGCCGGCGCCCTCGCCGACAACGAGAACCGCTTCACGATCTTCCGCAACCGGCCGATGGTCTGGCTCGGCGAGATCTCCTTCGCCTTCTACCTGGTGCACTTCACGGTCCTGGAGTACACCCGCCACCTCCTGGGCGACCGGCTCTTCGGCACCCCGGCCGCCCTCGGCGTCCTCCTCGGCGAGCTCGTCGTCTCCGTCCTCCTCGCCTGGGCGCTCTACTCCTGGGTCGAGGTCCCGCTCACCCGCCGCTGGTCCCGCTCCCGCAAGGACCGGGAGGCCGCCGAGGCCGCGAAGGCCGCCCGGGCCGCGGCCGCCGCGAAGGTCGCGGCCTCCCGCGCCGCCGCGGAGACCGCGACCGGAACCGGGGCCACCACCGCGACCGCGACCGAGACGGTGACGGCGACCGGGCAGGCTCCCGCCGCGACCGCGCCGCTCATGGCCGCCGCGACCGCCTCCGCTGCCGCCACGACCGCCCCCGCTGCCGCCACGACCGCCCCGGCCTCCGCCGGTGCCGACGGAGGGAAGGGGCTGTGA
- a CDS encoding PDR/VanB family oxidoreductase: protein MSTTEENPFDLLVRRMTWEADDVLSVELVSPDGKPLPDWAAGAHIDLYAGDQVRQYSLCGDPAETSAYRVAVLKAPDSRGGSAFVHDRLRPGATVTVRGPRNHFALADAASYVFLAGGIGVTPLLAQAREAQLRGKPWQLWYAGRSRASMAFGDELAALAAHTGSGTGTGTVELHPKDERGRMDLRQVLGRLPEGAHVYCCGPQALMDGALEVCRELGIADRLHVERFSGVAAPAPEGGETSFEVECVRSGQTVTVGPDESIVDVLDDAGIYVDASCREGVCGTCETGVLDGVPDHRDSLLSPAEQEAGDVMMICVSRCASKRLVLDI, encoded by the coding sequence ATGAGCACCACCGAGGAGAACCCGTTCGACCTGCTGGTACGCCGGATGACGTGGGAGGCCGACGACGTCCTGTCCGTCGAGCTGGTCAGCCCCGACGGCAAACCGCTCCCGGACTGGGCGGCGGGCGCGCACATCGACCTGTACGCCGGCGACCAGGTCCGGCAGTACAGCCTCTGCGGAGACCCCGCGGAGACCAGTGCCTACCGCGTCGCCGTCCTCAAGGCCCCCGACTCGCGCGGCGGTTCGGCCTTCGTCCACGACCGGCTGCGCCCCGGCGCCACCGTCACCGTGCGCGGCCCCCGCAACCACTTCGCGCTCGCCGACGCCGCCTCGTACGTCTTCCTCGCGGGCGGGATCGGCGTCACCCCGCTGCTCGCCCAGGCCCGCGAGGCCCAGCTGCGCGGCAAGCCCTGGCAGCTCTGGTACGCGGGCCGGTCCCGCGCGTCGATGGCCTTCGGCGACGAACTCGCCGCCCTCGCCGCGCACACCGGCTCCGGCACCGGCACCGGCACCGTCGAACTGCACCCCAAGGACGAGCGCGGCCGGATGGACCTCCGCCAGGTCCTCGGCCGGCTCCCCGAGGGCGCGCACGTCTACTGCTGCGGCCCGCAGGCCCTGATGGACGGCGCCCTGGAGGTGTGCCGGGAGCTCGGGATCGCCGACCGGCTGCACGTCGAACGGTTCAGCGGCGTCGCCGCCCCGGCCCCCGAGGGCGGCGAGACCTCCTTCGAGGTCGAGTGCGTCCGCTCCGGGCAGACGGTGACCGTCGGCCCCGACGAGTCGATCGTCGACGTCCTCGACGACGCGGGGATCTACGTCGACGCATCCTGCCGCGAGGGCGTGTGCGGCACCTGCGAGACCGGTGTCCTCGACGGTGTCCCGGACCACCGGGACTCCCTGCTCAGCCCGGCCGAGCAGGAGGCCGGCGACGTCATGATGATCTGCGTCTCGCGGTGCGCCTCGAAGCGCCTGGTCCTGGACATCTGA
- a CDS encoding fumarylacetoacetate (FAA) hydrolase, translated as MSISILFEAEYKGERYAGFEKPEAGEPLTLYPVADGQLQAEFIAASSPEAVIASVTGEGGQITVAADDPGLRFLPPLLPGSGNALLSGFMRTHKSKYEDEPTDETEFVAPNWFFKGFGSWIRMPGEALVVPEKAVALIEEPEVALVYVNDDNGDPHYVGYTFGNDLCDIGLHRLNPGWNPYCKLSDTSLSPFVFLGTPPTTVTGRVTIERDGVSAWEGSFDCGESALYFKVADMMDNLFTYPAIRRPGMVNYVLLGADEASFHDGFRIADGDRVVIDVKSHGVGFANTIQFGRDADRTAGAAGAAA; from the coding sequence ATGTCCATCTCCATCCTGTTCGAAGCCGAGTACAAGGGCGAGCGGTACGCGGGGTTCGAGAAGCCCGAGGCCGGCGAGCCGCTGACGCTCTACCCGGTCGCCGACGGCCAGCTCCAGGCGGAGTTCATCGCCGCCTCCTCCCCCGAGGCCGTCATCGCCTCCGTCACCGGCGAGGGCGGGCAGATCACCGTCGCCGCCGACGACCCCGGCCTGCGCTTCCTGCCGCCGCTGCTCCCCGGCTCCGGGAACGCGCTGCTCAGCGGCTTCATGCGGACCCACAAGTCCAAGTACGAGGACGAGCCCACCGACGAGACCGAGTTCGTCGCCCCCAACTGGTTCTTCAAGGGCTTCGGCTCCTGGATCCGGATGCCCGGAGAGGCCCTCGTCGTCCCGGAGAAGGCCGTCGCCCTGATCGAGGAGCCCGAGGTCGCCCTCGTGTACGTCAACGACGACAACGGCGACCCGCACTACGTCGGTTACACCTTCGGCAACGACCTGTGCGACATCGGCCTGCACCGGCTGAACCCGGGCTGGAACCCGTACTGCAAGCTCAGCGACACCTCCCTGTCGCCCTTCGTCTTCCTCGGCACCCCGCCGACCACGGTCACCGGCCGCGTCACCATCGAGCGCGACGGCGTCTCCGCCTGGGAGGGCAGCTTCGACTGCGGCGAGAGCGCCCTCTACTTCAAGGTCGCGGACATGATGGACAACCTCTTCACCTACCCGGCGATCCGCCGCCCGGGGATGGTCAACTACGTCCTCCTCGGCGCCGACGAGGCCAGCTTCCACGACGGCTTCCGCATCGCCGACGGCGACCGCGTCGTCATCGACGTCAAGAGCCACGGCGTGGGCTTCGCCAACACCATCCAGTTCGGCCGCGACGCCGACCGCACCGCCGGCGCTGCCGGGGCCGCGGCCTAG
- a CDS encoding pyridoxal phosphate-dependent aminotransferase produces MSQTHQVTMSATLAADEAIARRRAAGESVLSMASGEIGLPVHPGLRARLAESADLGSYGPVAGSPELREAAAGYWGRRGLATTADQVVCGPGSKPMLFALLLAVGGDVVIPMPSWVSYAAQAGLIGVRHFPVPTLPGQGGVPDPDRLRETVTAARAAGHDPRSVIVTLPDNPTGTIAAPETVRRLAETARELDLVVISDEIYCDLVYDPVATPAVSPAVFAPERTVVTTGLTKNLAIGGWRTGVARLPAGETGQRLRERLVGVASQIWSSPAAPVQAAAAYAFDEPDEIVEHIAASRRLHETVARAMAERFAAAGAILEPVVATCYLYPDFEPLRAHLAEVHGVRTGAGLAHLLVERYGVGLLPASAFGEAEESLRLRVATSRLYGDTEERCRAALRAEDPLALDWIRASLDRIEEVLADLTAGAAVPDAA; encoded by the coding sequence ATGTCCCAGACCCACCAGGTCACCATGTCGGCGACGCTCGCCGCCGACGAGGCCATCGCCCGCCGCCGCGCGGCCGGCGAGTCCGTGCTCTCCATGGCCAGCGGTGAGATCGGCCTGCCGGTCCACCCCGGCCTGCGGGCCCGGCTCGCCGAGTCCGCGGACCTCGGCTCGTACGGCCCCGTCGCCGGCAGCCCCGAACTGCGCGAGGCCGCCGCCGGCTACTGGGGCCGGCGCGGCCTCGCCACCACCGCCGACCAGGTCGTGTGCGGCCCCGGGAGCAAGCCGATGCTCTTCGCCCTGCTCCTGGCGGTCGGCGGCGACGTCGTCATCCCCATGCCGAGCTGGGTCAGCTACGCGGCGCAGGCCGGTCTCATCGGCGTCCGCCACTTCCCCGTCCCGACCCTGCCGGGTCAGGGCGGGGTGCCCGACCCCGACCGGCTGCGCGAGACGGTCACCGCCGCCCGCGCCGCCGGACACGACCCGCGGTCCGTCATCGTCACCCTGCCGGACAACCCGACCGGGACGATCGCCGCTCCCGAGACCGTGCGACGGCTCGCGGAAACGGCGCGGGAGCTGGACCTCGTCGTCATCTCCGACGAGATCTACTGCGACCTCGTGTACGACCCGGTGGCGACGCCCGCGGTCTCCCCGGCGGTCTTCGCCCCGGAGCGGACCGTCGTCACCACCGGCCTCACCAAGAACCTCGCCATCGGCGGCTGGCGGACCGGCGTGGCCCGGCTGCCGGCCGGTGAGACCGGGCAGCGGCTGCGGGAGCGGCTCGTGGGCGTGGCCAGCCAGATCTGGTCGAGCCCCGCCGCCCCCGTCCAGGCCGCCGCCGCGTACGCCTTCGACGAGCCCGACGAGATCGTGGAGCACATCGCCGCGAGCCGCCGCCTCCACGAGACGGTCGCGCGGGCGATGGCCGAGCGGTTCGCCGCCGCCGGAGCGATCCTGGAGCCGGTCGTGGCCACGTGCTACCTCTACCCGGACTTCGAGCCGCTGCGCGCGCACCTGGCCGAGGTCCACGGGGTGCGCACCGGCGCCGGCCTCGCCCACCTGCTCGTCGAGCGGTACGGCGTGGGGCTGCTGCCCGCGAGCGCCTTCGGCGAGGCGGAGGAGTCGCTGCGGCTGCGGGTGGCGACCAGCCGCCTCTACGGCGACACCGAGGAGCGGTGCCGGGCGGCGCTGCGCGCCGAGGACCCGCTCGCGCTCGACTGGATCCGCGCCTCGCTCGACCGGATCGAGGAGGTCCTGGCGGACCTCACGGCGGGCGCCGCCGTACCGGACGCCGCCTGA